A genome region from Eubacteriales bacterium includes the following:
- the accD gene encoding acetyl-CoA carboxylase, carboxyltransferase subunit beta → MFKKNQFIKPNIALEGHPEIEDDLATPIEEELSVTCSGCKKKITKRELEQSLYVCPHCAYHFRINARDRINLITDEGSFVEHDANAESKNLLGFLDYDEKLKKAKLNSNESESVVTGHCKINGIECAIFVMDSWFMMGSMGTVAGEKISRLFEYSTSKRLSVIGFTASGGARMQEGILSLMQMAKTSGAIMRHGEAGFFYLTMLTDPTTGGVTASFAMEGDIILAEPGALVGFAGQRVIEQTIRKTLPEGFQRAEFLLEKGFVDNIVDRRQQREIISMLLKLHKGGPHNERI, encoded by the coding sequence ATGTTTAAAAAAAATCAATTTATAAAACCCAACATCGCACTTGAGGGGCATCCGGAGATAGAAGATGATTTAGCAACTCCTATAGAAGAGGAGCTAAGCGTTACATGTTCTGGCTGCAAGAAAAAAATTACTAAAAGAGAGCTTGAACAAAGTTTATATGTATGTCCTCATTGTGCGTATCACTTTCGTATAAATGCACGCGACCGTATTAACTTAATTACCGATGAAGGGTCTTTTGTCGAGCACGACGCTAATGCAGAATCTAAAAATTTACTTGGTTTTTTAGATTACGATGAAAAGCTTAAAAAGGCAAAGTTAAATAGCAATGAGAGCGAATCTGTAGTTACAGGGCATTGCAAAATAAACGGTATTGAATGTGCGATATTTGTTATGGACTCATGGTTCATGATGGGCAGCATGGGTACTGTTGCCGGAGAAAAAATTTCCAGGCTGTTTGAATATTCTACATCAAAAAGGCTAAGTGTTATAGGTTTTACGGCCTCAGGCGGAGCCCGTATGCAAGAAGGCATTTTATCTTTAATGCAGATGGCAAAAACGAGCGGAGCTATAATGAGACACGGTGAAGCAGGGTTTTTTTATCTGACAATGTTAACAGACCCGACGACAGGCGGCGTTACAGCCAGTTTTGCCATGGAAGGCGACATAATATTGGCTGAGCCGGGTGCACTCGTAGGATTTGCCGGGCAGCGTGTAATTGAACAGACCATAAGAAAGACACTGCCGGAAGGATTCCAACGTGCAGAATTCTTGCTTGAAAAGGGTTTTGTAGACAATATAGTTGACAGGCGGCAGCAACGTGAAATCATATCTATGCTTTTAAAACTGCATAAAGGGGGTCCGCACAATGAACGCATATGA
- the accC gene encoding acetyl-CoA carboxylase biotin carboxylase subunit: MFSKILIANRGEIAVRIIRACKEMGILTVAVFSEADRDALHVSLADESYCIGPAPVKDSYLNMSSIISTAVLSGAQAIHPGYGLLSENAKFAKLCKKSDIAFIGPTPEVISLMGDKEKARSTMQQSGVPVVPGSDLVNSLEEAVNWGEKIGYPLLVKARSGGGGRGMRKVNDKDEMEKAFLAAIAEAKSAFGDGGVYLEKYLSPVKHIEMQLLCDNHGNAVCLGERECSMQRKHQKLIEESPSPAVSKKTRKNMIEVAIKAAEAVKYTGLGTIEFLMSKDGSFYFMEMNTRLQVEHPVTEMITGIDLVKWQIRVAADLPLDMKQKNVKMNGHAIECRINAEDPRNGFRPSCGKIELLHIPGGPQVRFDSALYQGYKIPPFYDSMVGKLIVQAQTRDEAIRKMLAALCELVIEGIEQNRELQIDLISDKEFRTGTYTTDFLERRE; encoded by the coding sequence GTGTTTTCGAAGATATTAATAGCTAACAGAGGAGAAATTGCAGTTCGTATTATCCGTGCATGTAAGGAAATGGGGATTTTAACAGTTGCAGTTTTTTCAGAAGCAGACAGGGATGCACTTCACGTAAGTTTAGCAGACGAAAGTTACTGTATAGGTCCAGCTCCGGTAAAAGACAGTTATTTAAATATGAGTTCAATAATATCTACCGCTGTTTTGAGCGGTGCACAGGCAATACATCCGGGATACGGGCTTTTATCGGAAAATGCAAAGTTTGCGAAACTCTGTAAAAAAAGCGATATTGCATTTATAGGGCCTACTCCGGAAGTTATTTCGCTTATGGGGGATAAAGAAAAGGCGCGTTCTACCATGCAGCAATCAGGCGTGCCGGTAGTTCCAGGAAGCGACCTTGTTAATAGCCTTGAGGAGGCTGTTAACTGGGGCGAAAAAATAGGATATCCGCTTCTAGTAAAAGCCCGTTCCGGCGGCGGCGGACGCGGGATGAGAAAAGTCAACGACAAAGATGAAATGGAGAAGGCATTTTTAGCTGCAATAGCTGAAGCAAAAAGCGCTTTTGGCGATGGCGGTGTGTATTTAGAAAAGTACCTGTCTCCGGTAAAACATATAGAAATGCAGCTATTATGCGACAATCACGGCAATGCGGTATGTCTTGGCGAACGTGAATGTTCGATGCAGAGAAAACATCAGAAGCTTATCGAAGAAAGCCCTTCTCCTGCTGTCAGTAAAAAGACAAGAAAGAATATGATAGAAGTTGCAATTAAGGCGGCAGAAGCAGTTAAGTATACCGGGCTTGGCACCATAGAGTTTTTGATGTCTAAAGACGGCAGTTTTTATTTTATGGAGATGAACACGAGGCTACAGGTCGAACATCCGGTAACAGAGATGATCACGGGAATAGATTTAGTTAAGTGGCAGATCCGTGTAGCCGCTGATCTACCCCTTGACATGAAGCAAAAAAACGTGAAGATGAACGGCCATGCTATCGAATGCCGAATAAATGCGGAGGACCCTAGAAATGGCTTTCGGCCTAGCTGCGGGAAAATCGAATTGCTTCATATACCGGGAGGCCCTCAGGTACGCTTCGATTCTGCACTGTATCAGGGCTATAAGATACCGCCGTTTTATGATTCTATGGTAGGTAAACTAATAGTTCAGGCACAGACAAGGGATGAAGCAATAAGAAAGATGCTTGCGGCTTTGTGTGAACTTGTTATAGAAGGTATTGAACAAAACAGAGAACTGCAGATAGATTTGATTTCGGATAAGGAATTCCGTACAGGAACTTATACCACAGATTTTTTGGAAAGAAGGGAGTAG
- the fabZ gene encoding 3-hydroxyacyl-ACP dehydratase FabZ, producing MKREEIKKMLPHREPMLLVDEVELDENGIAHGVYKVRGDEWFLNGHFPGNPVVPGVILCEIMAQTCAILLGDLILGKTPYYTSISKARFKDKVRPGDVVNISASLVKHKDPFYFTTCEARVNDKCCATGELSFAVIEGR from the coding sequence TTGAAGAGAGAAGAGATAAAAAAAATGCTCCCTCACCGCGAACCAATGCTGCTAGTGGATGAAGTGGAATTAGATGAAAACGGAATAGCTCATGGTGTCTATAAAGTAAGGGGTGACGAATGGTTCTTAAACGGCCATTTTCCTGGCAACCCTGTGGTACCGGGTGTAATATTATGCGAGATAATGGCTCAGACCTGTGCAATTTTGTTAGGTGATTTAATACTTGGCAAGACGCCTTACTATACCAGCATAAGTAAGGCGCGTTTTAAAGATAAAGTACGGCCTGGAGATGTCGTAAATATATCAGCAAGCTTAGTAAAGCACAAAGACCCATTTTATTTTACAACGTGTGAAGCCAGAGTAAATGATAAATGCTGCGCTACAGGTGAACTGTCTTTTGCAGTTATAGAAGGGCGTTGA
- the accB gene encoding acetyl-CoA carboxylase biotin carboxyl carrier protein has translation MNIEIIKELAKLLKDEQLTVLEVEDDEQRIRIEKAPPTDKRQPNYLSTDTVTISNTPKEMFKAPDTELDFNDINTVKAPMVGVFYAAPAPDKEPYVKVGSKIKKGDVLCIVEAMKLMNEVVSECDGEIVDICVSDGDMVEFGQTLFKIF, from the coding sequence ATGAATATCGAAATTATTAAAGAACTTGCAAAATTATTAAAGGACGAACAGCTGACAGTTTTAGAGGTAGAAGACGATGAGCAGCGTATTAGGATAGAAAAAGCTCCGCCAACAGATAAAAGGCAGCCTAATTATCTATCGACAGATACCGTCACTATAAGTAATACGCCAAAAGAAATGTTTAAGGCACCTGATACGGAACTGGATTTTAACGATATAAATACCGTAAAAGCTCCAATGGTAGGGGTTTTCTATGCTGCTCCGGCACCGGATAAGGAACCTTATGTAAAGGTCGGTAGCAAGATAAAAAAAGGCGATGTACTTTGTATTGTCGAGGCGATGAAACTTATGAACGAAGTCGTTTCGGAATGCGACGGAGAAATAGTTGACATCTGTGTATCTGATGGAGATATGGTGGAGTTTGGCCAGACGTTATTTAAGATATTTTAA
- the fabF gene encoding beta-ketoacyl-ACP synthase II: protein MERVVITGLGIISPIGNDITSYWENLLNGTCGIAPITRFDTEKFKAKVAAEVKDFDPKQFDMDAHSIRRMDLYTQYAMAAAKQAMDDSEIKGTVGPDRFGVYVSSGIGGIQTLVTETKKLEERGPDRISPFFIPMMISNIAAGNIAMKYDAQGVCLPTVTACATSSNALGEAFKAIKHGYADAIIAGGSEAAIIPIAVAGFTSCQALSLSSDPLTASIPFDKRRKGFVMGEGAAVLVLEEYGHAKSRGAKIYAEICGYGNTCDAYHITAPRPDASCAARAIEIAVKEAGFESDDSIYINAHGTGTVMNDIVETKAIKLALGEELAQKSLISSTKSMTGHMLGAAGAAEAIATSLAILSGHIPPTIGLNEPDEECDLNYVPNKSVEAKITLGLSTSLGFGGHNACLAFRPVSLTR, encoded by the coding sequence ATGGAACGCGTTGTAATAACCGGCCTGGGGATAATTTCTCCAATTGGCAACGATATTACATCTTATTGGGAAAATTTGCTTAACGGTACGTGCGGCATTGCTCCCATTACACGCTTTGATACAGAAAAGTTTAAAGCCAAGGTAGCGGCGGAAGTCAAAGATTTTGATCCGAAGCAGTTCGATATGGACGCACATTCAATAAGGCGAATGGATTTATACACACAGTATGCTATGGCAGCCGCAAAGCAGGCTATGGACGACAGCGAAATTAAAGGTACGGTTGGGCCGGACCGTTTTGGTGTGTATGTAAGTTCAGGTATCGGCGGTATACAGACACTTGTAACAGAAACAAAAAAATTGGAAGAAAGAGGACCAGACAGGATATCACCTTTTTTCATTCCAATGATGATATCGAATATAGCCGCCGGAAACATTGCGATGAAGTACGATGCACAAGGGGTGTGTCTGCCCACTGTAACTGCATGCGCTACGTCGAGCAATGCTCTTGGCGAAGCTTTTAAGGCTATAAAACACGGATATGCGGATGCCATCATAGCAGGGGGCTCCGAGGCAGCGATAATACCTATTGCAGTTGCCGGTTTTACAAGCTGCCAGGCTCTTTCACTAAGCAGCGACCCGCTTACAGCTTCTATTCCATTTGACAAGCGCCGTAAAGGCTTTGTAATGGGGGAAGGTGCAGCAGTTTTGGTATTAGAAGAGTATGGGCATGCTAAAAGCCGCGGTGCAAAGATATATGCTGAAATTTGCGGATATGGCAACACATGCGATGCATATCATATAACGGCGCCGAGGCCGGATGCAAGCTGTGCAGCACGCGCTATTGAAATAGCCGTGAAAGAAGCGGGATTTGAATCAGATGATAGTATTTACATAAATGCTCATGGAACGGGAACAGTTATGAATGATATAGTAGAGACTAAAGCTATAAAATTAGCTCTTGGCGAAGAGTTAGCCCAAAAATCATTGATTAGCTCTACGAAATCCATGACGGGGCATATGCTTGGCGCTGCCGGTGCAGCAGAAGCTATTGCTACTTCTCTTGCAATCTTATCGGGGCATATACCTCCTACGATAGGGTTAAATGAGCCAGACGAAGAATGTGATTTAAACTATGTGCCAAATAAGTCTGTTGAAGCAAAGATTACACTTGGGCTTTCAACTTCACTAGGATTTGGAGGCCATAATGCATGTTTAGCATTTAGGCCAGTTTCTTTAACGAGGTAA
- the fabG gene encoding 3-oxoacyl-[acyl-carrier-protein] reductase translates to MLKGKVALVSGASRGIGRAIALKLAENGADIAIIYGGNASAAEETRQMAEKLGVKAKCYLCDVSDFNKAAELVKQVESDLGLIFALINNAGITRDKLTARMGEDDFDRVISVNLKGAFNLIRHTYGGFIRAREGRIVNISSVAGIMGNVGQANYSASKAGLIGITKSVAKELAGRGITCNAVAPGLIKTDMTDSMPEAGREALMQAIPMKRAGLPEEVADLVAFLCSEKASYITGTVIPVDGGLSM, encoded by the coding sequence ATGCTTAAAGGTAAAGTTGCTTTAGTAAGTGGAGCTTCGCGCGGTATCGGAAGAGCAATTGCATTAAAGCTCGCAGAAAACGGGGCGGACATAGCCATTATATACGGCGGCAATGCTTCTGCGGCGGAAGAGACGAGGCAGATGGCCGAAAAATTAGGTGTTAAAGCTAAATGTTATCTTTGTGACGTATCTGATTTCAATAAAGCTGCTGAGTTGGTTAAGCAAGTAGAAAGCGATTTAGGCCTAATTTTTGCACTTATAAACAACGCCGGAATAACGCGCGACAAACTTACTGCCCGAATGGGTGAAGATGATTTTGACCGTGTGATAAGCGTAAATTTAAAGGGCGCTTTTAATCTTATAAGGCATACTTATGGTGGATTTATCCGTGCAAGGGAAGGAAGGATAGTAAACATTTCTTCAGTGGCCGGAATAATGGGAAATGTCGGCCAGGCCAATTATTCGGCATCAAAAGCAGGACTTATAGGCATAACTAAAAGTGTTGCAAAGGAATTGGCAGGCCGCGGAATCACATGCAATGCGGTTGCGCCTGGATTAATAAAAACAGACATGACAGACTCAATGCCTGAAGCCGGAAGGGAAGCTTTAATGCAGGCAATACCGATGAAACGCGCTGGGCTGCCTGAAGAAGTGGCAGATTTGGTTGCGTTTTTATGTTCTGAAAAAGCGTCGTACATTACGGGAACAGTAATTCCAGTAGACGGCGGATTAAGTATGTAG
- a CDS encoding ACP S-malonyltransferase — MGKVAFLFAGQGAQYPGMGKELYEISPAAKKVFDSAETIRPGTIEQCFNGDMNELSITKNTQPCLFTVDYASAAALTEAGINAEASAGFSLGELAALGFCGILSFKEAFLLVLKRAELMQSAAKRHPGAMTAVLKLDTEDVRKLLNRYNSLFLVNLNCPFQNVVSGSTEQLDEFEKKVLEAGGRYVRLKVSGAFHSPFMEEASVALFDYAKSFEFKQANIPLYANATAAPYEGDLVKLMADQVKSPVLWQASIERMIQDGYDRFVEVGAGKTLSGLVKKIGGAEAILNVEDKKSLANTVEILKGESHA, encoded by the coding sequence ATGGGTAAAGTAGCGTTTTTGTTTGCAGGGCAGGGCGCACAGTATCCGGGCATGGGAAAAGAACTCTATGAAATATCTCCAGCAGCAAAGAAGGTCTTTGACAGTGCTGAGACCATTAGGCCAGGAACTATTGAACAATGCTTCAACGGAGATATGAATGAACTGTCAATCACAAAAAACACTCAGCCGTGTCTTTTTACCGTAGATTATGCAAGCGCTGCCGCACTGACAGAAGCGGGTATCAATGCTGAGGCTTCAGCAGGATTTTCGCTTGGAGAACTTGCAGCACTCGGTTTTTGTGGTATACTTTCATTTAAAGAGGCATTTTTATTGGTCTTGAAAAGGGCGGAGCTGATGCAGAGCGCTGCGAAAAGGCATCCAGGGGCAATGACAGCTGTTTTAAAACTGGATACTGAGGACGTTAGAAAATTATTAAACCGGTATAATTCATTATTTTTAGTTAATTTAAATTGTCCATTTCAAAATGTAGTATCTGGTTCAACCGAACAGTTAGACGAATTTGAAAAAAAAGTGCTTGAAGCAGGCGGAAGATATGTACGCCTTAAAGTCAGCGGAGCGTTTCACTCGCCGTTTATGGAAGAAGCTAGCGTGGCACTATTTGATTACGCTAAATCTTTTGAGTTTAAACAGGCGAATATTCCTTTATACGCAAATGCTACTGCAGCTCCATATGAAGGGGATTTGGTTAAGCTTATGGCAGACCAGGTTAAGAGCCCAGTATTATGGCAGGCAAGTATAGAACGCATGATTCAAGACGGGTACGACCGGTTTGTTGAGGTCGGCGCAGGGAAGACTTTGTCCGGGCTTGTTAAAAAGATAGGCGGGGCTGAAGCCATATTAAACGTTGAAGATAAAAAAAGCCTTGCAAATACGGTTGAAATTTTGAAAGGAGAGAGCCATGCTTAA
- the fabK gene encoding enoyl-[acyl-carrier-protein] reductase FabK, with product MLHTQICDIFGIKYPIFQGGMAWVSDASLASAVSNAGGLGIISAMNADADYLREEIRKCRTMTDKTFGVNIMLMSPYADDVAQVVIDEKVPVVTTGAGLPSKYMKKWVEAGIKAAPVVPSIAVARMVEKMGARAVIAEGGESGGHIGEINTMALVPQICDAVSIPVIAAGGIADGRGIAAVMMLGAKGVQCGTRFLTAKECTIHSNYKARIIKARDIDTITTGKRLGHPVRALKTPFTRKFFDMEYDSSISNEEIERFGAGALRKAAREGDDKEGCFMAGQVAAMIKDELPAADIISNMFNQAEEVLKDACQWVK from the coding sequence ATGCTGCATACTCAAATATGCGATATATTCGGGATAAAATATCCAATATTTCAAGGTGGAATGGCATGGGTATCCGATGCCTCTTTAGCAAGTGCGGTATCAAACGCAGGAGGGCTTGGGATTATTTCCGCTATGAATGCCGATGCAGACTATCTGCGTGAAGAAATCCGCAAATGCAGGACTATGACAGATAAAACGTTCGGGGTAAATATAATGCTTATGAGCCCATATGCGGATGATGTTGCACAAGTGGTGATAGATGAAAAAGTCCCAGTTGTCACTACTGGTGCAGGGCTGCCATCTAAATATATGAAGAAATGGGTAGAAGCTGGAATAAAAGCAGCTCCTGTAGTACCATCTATTGCAGTTGCAAGAATGGTTGAGAAGATGGGAGCACGCGCCGTAATAGCAGAAGGCGGAGAGTCTGGCGGGCATATAGGAGAAATTAATACTATGGCGTTAGTGCCGCAGATATGTGACGCCGTATCTATTCCGGTTATAGCAGCTGGAGGAATTGCAGACGGTCGCGGGATAGCTGCCGTAATGATGCTTGGGGCAAAGGGAGTCCAGTGCGGAACGCGTTTTTTGACGGCAAAAGAGTGTACTATTCATTCTAATTATAAAGCGCGTATTATAAAGGCACGTGATATCGATACAATAACTACTGGAAAACGCTTGGGGCATCCGGTACGTGCACTTAAAACACCCTTTACACGTAAGTTTTTCGATATGGAATATGACAGCAGCATTTCAAATGAGGAAATAGAACGATTTGGTGCCGGAGCACTTAGAAAGGCTGCGCGTGAAGGCGATGATAAAGAAGGATGTTTCATGGCAGGGCAGGTAGCCGCTATGATAAAGGATGAATTGCCCGCTGCCGACATTATATCTAATATGTTTAATCAGGCTGAAGAAGTCTTAAAGGATGCATGCCAATGGGTAAAGTAG
- a CDS encoding acyl carrier protein, which produces MTFEKVAKILADHKDMDASEIKMESTFQDLELDSLDTVELVMNIEDELGVTIEMNENLKTVGDLVNLIDGGK; this is translated from the coding sequence ATGACGTTTGAAAAGGTAGCAAAGATCCTTGCAGATCACAAGGATATGGACGCAAGTGAAATTAAGATGGAAAGTACATTTCAGGATTTGGAACTTGACTCTCTTGATACAGTTGAATTGGTCATGAATATTGAAGATGAGCTTGGAGTTACAATTGAGATGAACGAAAATTTAAAAACAGTAGGGGACTTAGTTAATTTAATAGACGGGGGTAAATAA
- a CDS encoding ketoacyl-ACP synthase III, producing the protein MKIIGTGSAVPKLSVSNGDLATFLDTSDEWINTRTGINSRHILSDETIEELGARACLNALKMAGLKPKDIDYIICSNVYSSYVTPALSCVVAEKLKVFCPCIDINGACVGFIYALEMANAFIESGKYKNILILCAENASRLADWKDRSTCVLFGDAAAATIVTHGGCRKAAFQIESLPDSEVIYSYNPPGNCPYTKSYPEGSLMHMQGQDVYKFAVSISTVGLKRLIKSQGTDLSKIKFFLLHQANKRILEAVRSRLKQPEEKFPTNIDKYGNTSSASIPLLLDELNRSGKLSSGDYLAMSAFGAGLTAGACLITWGS; encoded by the coding sequence ATGAAAATAATAGGAACGGGAAGCGCTGTACCCAAACTGTCGGTTTCAAATGGTGATTTAGCCACTTTTTTAGACACCAGCGACGAATGGATTAATACTAGGACGGGTATTAACAGCAGACATATTTTATCAGACGAAACTATTGAAGAACTAGGGGCTAGGGCATGTTTAAATGCACTTAAAATGGCAGGATTAAAGCCCAAAGATATCGATTATATAATATGTTCTAATGTATATAGTTCGTATGTTACTCCAGCCCTTAGTTGTGTGGTGGCGGAGAAATTAAAGGTTTTTTGCCCGTGTATAGATATAAACGGTGCATGTGTAGGATTTATATATGCACTTGAGATGGCAAATGCTTTTATTGAATCCGGAAAATATAAGAATATTTTAATACTTTGTGCAGAAAACGCATCGCGCTTAGCAGATTGGAAAGATCGGTCTACATGCGTATTATTTGGAGATGCAGCAGCTGCCACTATAGTAACACACGGTGGGTGCAGGAAAGCTGCGTTTCAGATAGAAAGCTTACCAGATTCAGAAGTTATATATTCGTATAATCCCCCGGGGAACTGCCCGTATACTAAATCTTATCCCGAAGGATCTTTGATGCATATGCAAGGACAGGACGTTTATAAGTTTGCCGTTTCAATATCAACAGTTGGGTTAAAGCGCCTGATTAAATCGCAAGGAACTGATTTGAGTAAAATAAAATTCTTTTTACTGCATCAAGCTAATAAACGTATTTTAGAAGCAGTACGCTCAAGGCTTAAACAGCCAGAAGAAAAATTCCCTACAAATATTGATAAATACGGAAACACCTCTTCTGCAAGTATACCGCTTTTACTGGATGAACTTAACAGGAGCGGGAAGCTATCGAGTGGAGATTACCTGGCTATGAGCGCATTTGGCGCGGGACTAACGGCGGGAGCATGTTTAATTACATGGGGTAGCTAA
- a CDS encoding MarR family transcriptional regulator has protein sequence MPNLFNNQVNDILVDIYSTIIRVEEEMLKSVNRDLGISELHILETVGRKGNKGCSISEIAQSQKVTLPTVTVAIKKLEKKQYVKKIRSAEDARVVNVALTREGRRADAAHRHFHEQMVRSLLHDIKEEDRPMIFNALKNLDTFLRRTAQDVMAK, from the coding sequence ATGCCGAATTTGTTTAATAACCAAGTAAATGATATATTAGTAGATATTTATAGCACAATAATAAGAGTTGAAGAGGAAATGCTAAAGAGCGTGAACCGAGATCTTGGTATAAGTGAACTTCATATACTTGAGACGGTTGGTAGAAAAGGCAATAAAGGATGTTCAATAAGCGAAATAGCACAAAGCCAAAAGGTAACTCTTCCTACGGTTACTGTTGCTATTAAAAAACTTGAGAAAAAGCAGTATGTAAAAAAAATACGTTCTGCCGAAGATGCAAGGGTAGTAAATGTAGCTCTTACACGTGAGGGCCGTAGAGCAGATGCAGCACACAGGCATTTTCATGAACAGATGGTGAGGTCGCTCCTGCATGATATAAAAGAAGAAGATCGCCCTATGATTTTCAATGCGCTTAAAAATTTAGATACATTTTTAAGAAGAACGGCACAAGATGTAATGGCAAAATAA
- a CDS encoding HAMP domain-containing sensor histidine kinase, giving the protein MFKSIFQKIFVTYLSILILVMIVLTVTISSLADNYVYNEKKGVLQSVAYKTNSIANDYSNGEISNSQLTELIDSMGYITDTKIYIVKTDDSGNISLGDELGDDYLRNAIDKVLEGEEVFLVRQYSKGFEAQMLVEAYPWADSSGIKGAILLFSPEKEISSIVSNIRIIILLTAAAFVLIGGFIIYLFSKRIVRPIKEIDTASRKMSEGEQVEDIKIRSKDELGSLASSFNSMKGKLIKNEELRQNLIANISHDLRTPITSINGFISGMYDGVIKPEDYLKYIGIIRQETKRLISLTGEILETAKIQSGNIELNKNTFNLRRIVDNAVKANKQIAIDKQIKIVTNVSKDIKLHADAKKIEQILYNLINNSIKYSDENSIVTVNAEQFKDKIKVSVKDTGAGIPPEDIPHIFDRYFRADVTKGKDGFGLGLCIVKTYVEAHGGHLEVKSKVGEGTQISFEIPAL; this is encoded by the coding sequence ATGTTTAAAAGTATATTTCAAAAAATATTTGTTACTTATCTTTCTATTTTGATACTTGTCATGATAGTGCTTACTGTGACAATTTCTTCACTTGCAGATAATTATGTTTACAATGAAAAAAAAGGTGTGCTTCAAAGTGTTGCCTATAAAACTAATAGTATAGCAAACGATTATTCAAATGGAGAAATAAGCAACTCTCAGCTGACTGAGTTAATAGATTCTATGGGATATATAACTGATACCAAGATTTATATTGTAAAAACAGATGATTCAGGTAACATCAGTTTAGGAGATGAACTTGGTGACGATTATTTAAGGAATGCGATTGATAAAGTTTTAGAAGGGGAAGAAGTCTTCCTAGTTAGGCAGTACTCTAAAGGATTTGAGGCGCAGATGCTTGTCGAAGCTTATCCGTGGGCAGATTCGAGTGGCATAAAGGGCGCTATCTTGCTTTTTTCTCCCGAGAAGGAGATATCGTCTATTGTCAGTAATATCCGCATAATAATATTGCTGACTGCAGCAGCATTTGTTTTGATAGGCGGCTTTATCATATACCTATTTTCAAAGAGAATAGTAAGGCCTATAAAGGAGATAGATACAGCATCCAGAAAAATGTCGGAAGGGGAGCAAGTTGAAGATATAAAGATACGTTCTAAAGATGAGCTTGGCAGCCTTGCTTCTTCCTTTAATAGTATGAAGGGAAAATTAATTAAGAATGAGGAACTGCGGCAGAATTTAATTGCCAATATTTCTCATGATCTTCGCACACCAATAACCAGTATAAATGGGTTTATAAGCGGAATGTACGACGGAGTTATAAAACCGGAGGATTATCTTAAGTATATAGGTATAATACGCCAGGAGACAAAACGCCTTATAAGTTTAACCGGAGAGATACTGGAAACTGCAAAGATCCAATCCGGGAATATTGAGCTTAATAAAAATACCTTTAACCTAAGGCGAATTGTAGATAATGCTGTAAAAGCAAATAAGCAAATTGCTATAGATAAACAGATTAAAATAGTAACCAATGTGTCTAAAGATATTAAACTTCATGCAGATGCTAAAAAAATAGAACAGATTTTATATAACCTTATTAATAATTCTATCAAGTATTCTGACGAAAATAGTATAGTAACTGTAAATGCAGAACAATTTAAAGATAAAATCAAAGTTTCAGTAAAAGATACCGGCGCTGGCATACCGCCAGAGGATATACCTCATATATTCGACAGGTATTTTAGGGCAGACGTGACTAAAGGAAAAGACGGTTTTGGTTTAGGACTTTGCATTGTAAAAACATATGTAGAAGCTCATGGCGGACATTTAGAGGTTAAGAGCAAAGTGGGGGAAGGTACTCAAATTTCTTTTGAAATACCTGCTTTATAA